The following proteins are encoded in a genomic region of Gimesia algae:
- a CDS encoding DUF1697 domain-containing protein produces MKETSVNTFIALLRGINVGGNNRLPMKELTTLLEELGYQSIQTYIQSGNVIFQSRKKQTVKMVKEISARIGETQGFEPHILLLEKGDLQSAIDHNPFPVNDGKALHFFFLDSVPRKPDLEKLQALQVKSERFHLQDKVFYLHAPDGIGRSKLAAKVESCLGVPVTARNWNTVSKLDSMIQESH; encoded by the coding sequence ATGAAAGAAACTTCGGTGAATACGTTTATTGCATTATTACGCGGAATCAACGTCGGTGGAAATAATCGCCTGCCGATGAAAGAACTGACCACACTGCTGGAAGAACTGGGATATCAGTCGATCCAGACCTATATCCAGAGCGGCAATGTGATTTTTCAATCCCGAAAAAAACAGACCGTTAAAATGGTAAAAGAGATCAGCGCCCGCATCGGGGAAACGCAGGGCTTTGAACCCCACATCTTATTACTGGAGAAAGGGGACTTACAATCAGCGATTGATCACAATCCTTTCCCGGTCAACGATGGCAAAGCCTTACATTTTTTCTTTCTGGATTCCGTTCCCCGCAAACCGGATCTGGAAAAGCTGCAGGCACTGCAAGTAAAATCGGAACGATTTCATCTGCAGGACAAGGTCTTCTACCTGCATGCACCGGACGGCATTGGTCGCTCCAAACTGGCAGCAAAAGTAGAATCATGTCTGGGTGTCCCCGTCACCGCCAGAAACTGGAACACTGTGAGTAAACTCGACAGCATGATTCAGGAGTCGCATTGA
- a CDS encoding M56 family metallopeptidase has translation MNYLLYCLLWNLVFVTAASLMLSLLGATRCLHERPALRHGLWMLVLLKFVTPPLFVVPLLPAMQTEQPTRTALPPMAESDRTAEEQVAPVLVESAEFSVHQRTHSSDWNHGGLMISKALLCLSLFVTWIFAVLAVVQQYRLKKISAHFAEPEQRLTAMLQSVCKSCQLLKAPELVVVNTVCSPMLWVGFRRTTIILPRALAETLSEEQLRQILAHEIGHLVRKDYLPSLLAYGVISLFWWNPIAWLARREMFIAAETCCDAFAIDKTSGSRQSYARTLLAAVDYAVHEKSVLPVWGTQFIESRSLERRITMVASSRVKTTLTRSHRGAIVCLGLLALMLVPVQADQKRVSGNQVAVEQSPNETLPENRQLEKEESDTPNTGSANLPTIPNVKLISWSGSKTSSRAYYFKTVQAAETFAKLVKTFQLADQFKVEVSDTKPMLTDQDKRIFIMPANIAKNLELDGDKYVLLQGTREDHSRLEKVMSALETK, from the coding sequence ATGAATTATCTATTGTACTGTCTACTCTGGAATCTGGTGTTCGTGACCGCAGCATCGTTAATGTTATCTCTGCTGGGGGCAACCCGCTGTCTACATGAACGACCGGCATTACGGCATGGTCTCTGGATGCTGGTATTATTGAAGTTCGTGACGCCCCCACTGTTTGTGGTTCCATTACTGCCGGCAATGCAGACGGAACAGCCAACCAGGACCGCGTTACCACCGATGGCAGAAAGTGATCGCACTGCGGAGGAGCAGGTCGCTCCTGTTTTAGTTGAATCTGCAGAGTTCTCAGTTCATCAAAGAACGCACAGCAGCGACTGGAATCATGGTGGTTTAATGATTTCCAAAGCGCTCCTCTGTCTGAGCCTTTTTGTGACGTGGATTTTCGCTGTTTTAGCGGTTGTTCAACAGTACCGATTGAAAAAAATATCAGCCCATTTTGCTGAACCGGAACAACGCCTCACAGCGATGCTGCAGAGTGTCTGTAAGTCCTGTCAGCTCTTAAAAGCACCCGAACTGGTTGTGGTCAATACGGTCTGCTCTCCGATGTTGTGGGTAGGGTTCCGACGTACCACGATCATTCTGCCACGCGCATTAGCAGAGACCTTAAGTGAGGAACAGTTGCGACAGATTCTGGCCCATGAAATCGGACATCTGGTCCGTAAAGATTATCTCCCCAGCCTGCTGGCCTATGGCGTCATTAGTCTGTTCTGGTGGAATCCCATTGCCTGGCTCGCACGTCGGGAAATGTTTATTGCGGCTGAAACCTGTTGTGATGCGTTTGCGATCGACAAGACATCCGGTTCTCGCCAGTCATACGCCAGAACATTACTGGCTGCCGTTGACTATGCTGTTCATGAGAAATCTGTGTTGCCAGTCTGGGGAACACAGTTTATCGAATCCCGTTCTTTGGAGAGGAGAATTACCATGGTTGCCAGTTCTCGTGTCAAAACAACTTTAACCCGTTCACATCGTGGGGCAATAGTTTGCCTCGGCCTGCTTGCGTTGATGTTGGTCCCGGTTCAGGCTGATCAGAAGCGCGTCTCCGGTAATCAGGTTGCAGTCGAGCAATCTCCAAACGAAACTCTTCCGGAAAACAGGCAGCTGGAGAAAGAAGAGTCCGATACGCCCAATACCGGGTCTGCTAATTTACCGACGATTCCAAATGTAAAGTTGATTTCCTGGTCGGGCAGTAAAACATCAAGCAGAGCTTATTATTTTAAGACCGTCCAGGCCGCTGAAACGTTCGCAAAGCTGGTGAAAACATTTCAGCTTGCAGATCAGTTCAAAGTAGAAGTTTCGGATACAAAACCCATGCTTACCGATCAGGATAAACGGATTTTTATCATGCCAGCTAACATCGCAAAAAATCTTGAACTCGACGGCGACAAGTATGTGTTATTGCAAGGCACGCGAGAAGATCACTCACGGCTGGAGAAAGTGATGAGTGCGCTGGAAACGAAGTAA
- a CDS encoding BlaI/MecI/CopY family transcriptional regulator — MPENEIDIDVTDTELSVLEILWANPEGISVREIVLKLYGRHEHSLHGGVKSFLDRLMEKGLVTVDKSGFAHRFAAVLDRQEFVGLQLKKMAHSHFGGSLAPMLLSLVDQAKLSDKQRASIEKIIKDIKD; from the coding sequence ATGCCTGAAAATGAAATCGATATTGATGTGACTGATACGGAGTTGTCCGTACTGGAAATACTGTGGGCAAATCCGGAAGGTATTTCCGTAAGGGAAATCGTACTGAAGCTGTACGGCCGCCACGAACATTCACTGCATGGCGGGGTGAAGAGTTTTCTGGACCGTCTGATGGAGAAAGGTCTGGTGACCGTTGATAAGAGTGGTTTTGCTCATCGTTTTGCAGCCGTTCTGGATCGCCAGGAGTTTGTGGGGCTGCAGTTAAAGAAAATGGCGCATAGTCACTTTGGTGGTTCGCTCGCACCGATGCTGCTCTCACTCGTAGACCAGGCCAAATTGAGCGACAAACAACGTGCTTCAATTGAGAAAATCATAAAAGATATCAAAGACTAG
- a CDS encoding BlaI/MecI/CopY family transcriptional regulator — protein sequence MVNKSRDVTEAELSVLQVLWQQGSATIRLIAEVLEPQRVDAYYSTVKKLLERLETKGFVQREPAGIAFTYEATIARDDLVGRRLQEVAETLCEGSLTPLLTQLAQHHDLSRKQQKVLMDLIDDLAKQNKKP from the coding sequence ATGGTTAATAAATCACGCGATGTCACGGAAGCCGAACTGAGTGTTCTACAGGTACTCTGGCAGCAGGGTTCCGCGACCATCCGTTTGATCGCGGAAGTTCTGGAACCCCAGCGCGTTGACGCGTATTACTCCACGGTGAAAAAGTTACTGGAACGTCTGGAAACAAAAGGCTTTGTGCAACGTGAGCCTGCAGGCATCGCATTCACTTATGAGGCCACTATTGCCCGCGACGATCTGGTCGGGCGACGTTTACAGGAAGTCGCAGAAACGCTCTGTGAAGGCTCACTCACGCCACTGCTCACGCAGTTGGCCCAACACCACGATCTCAGCAGAAAGCAGCAGAAAGTGCTGATGGATCTGATCGACGATCTGGCGAAACAAAACAAAAAACCATAG
- a CDS encoding M56 family metallopeptidase has product MNPILNGMLSNVLIAAGLFAVVMLLRRWIKNPAVIHLLLVLILVKLITPAYWQPQIELFPAESVSVEVNSDKKQADTLPQRSDMQEQSPAVETPSSKQSLAPLKNLSGRPAESTSKAHSGSSDLKKKQPASSKYVADSHWIPGNFSWNRLREISFLTALLFLWGMGSIVCFLLAAIRIIRFQKRLRHTQPASADLIEQASSLAAQIGLKSLPRVELISANISPLLWVFCSRARIILPAKLLTQLTQAERETLILHELAHYRRGDHWVRLLELLSTGVYWWNPLLWWLRREIRITEETCCDAWVIQTLPDLRRAYAEVLVKAMGFVSQAQPITAATGMGSQHFLEGRLKSIMCDSVRSRLSRPIKAGIAVLTLVLLPFAPIAVHSQTETESETAVAKDKLPTVEEILNGYHANLQNLLPIEMTYRVLSQENMNCITRDQFELEAIKQAPNLDRSQFITADGKVISEDQFRFMDISFQLKQQQLERQLTPEAIQERLREKIVEQRYFWTDGSSFHQRWPYWSDSERQQNPKLDQGPVWPPENLNLHYDSIKLISWSKANQPPLRHWFGRNKERSSLQASIGNQLKEMPSLHTSAPLGLNAYQWDEKLPTYSLDDSMSKNPDQYKIAGRSQVNGQSVILVDSFSAYPRRSKESRWRMRAWIDPSRGYLPLRIEWGVVDPSNKLISGLSHHLEILEIKQVANSYYPVKIKYQEYTSDWLTQQKQAEKMQPEERARLAQLPIPVIEGRYKTWEVVSITANQSIEPETLALQFPEGTVYENKIDGQKYVTGKTHPLPSEPEPEPPKFVNFLEQAPPLQIQEWVDGKTRNLADFRGKVVVLLFLGDVMHFDFEQIPAENQQWLEMIKQTIKAFHTKYAEKEVVFLELYPPGTSKEKIRAFHQFRGFKTHAAIDQSAPTGGVTNFQYHGGILDLSFYLIDSDGRVIFGPRFWDGELGEMYFQNAADKLSISLDSSEDISPEEGARASLRIMEYIISEQIDKALAAKKSK; this is encoded by the coding sequence ATGAATCCGATACTGAATGGAATGCTCAGTAATGTGTTGATTGCAGCCGGCCTGTTTGCCGTGGTCATGCTGTTACGCCGCTGGATCAAAAACCCGGCGGTTATCCATCTGCTGCTGGTCTTGATTCTCGTCAAGCTCATCACGCCGGCTTACTGGCAGCCACAAATCGAACTCTTCCCGGCGGAATCAGTTTCTGTTGAAGTCAATTCGGACAAGAAACAGGCAGATACTCTCCCTCAACGATCGGACATGCAGGAACAGTCACCAGCAGTGGAGACACCGTCTTCGAAGCAATCGCTGGCTCCCTTGAAAAACCTGTCAGGGCGTCCTGCAGAATCGACTTCCAAAGCACATTCAGGTTCAAGCGACCTGAAGAAAAAACAACCTGCTTCCAGTAAATACGTAGCAGACTCACATTGGATTCCCGGTAACTTCTCGTGGAACAGGCTGCGTGAGATTTCATTTCTAACCGCGCTTTTGTTTCTGTGGGGAATGGGAAGCATCGTCTGTTTTCTGCTGGCGGCGATTCGCATTATTCGTTTTCAGAAACGATTACGCCATACTCAACCGGCGTCCGCCGACCTCATTGAACAGGCCTCATCACTGGCAGCCCAAATCGGTTTAAAGTCGTTGCCGCGTGTCGAATTGATTTCAGCCAATATTTCCCCGCTGCTCTGGGTCTTCTGCAGTCGAGCCCGCATCATCTTACCGGCGAAACTGCTCACACAACTGACCCAGGCGGAGCGGGAAACACTGATATTACATGAGCTGGCCCATTATCGGCGCGGCGATCACTGGGTGCGTCTGCTGGAACTGCTGTCCACGGGAGTTTACTGGTGGAACCCGCTACTCTGGTGGCTGCGTCGGGAAATTCGCATCACGGAAGAAACCTGCTGTGATGCCTGGGTCATTCAAACACTTCCGGATCTGCGACGCGCGTATGCTGAAGTCCTCGTGAAAGCCATGGGATTCGTCTCACAGGCACAACCGATCACCGCGGCAACGGGCATGGGTTCACAACATTTTCTGGAGGGGCGTTTGAAATCCATTATGTGTGATTCCGTTCGCAGCCGACTCTCACGGCCGATAAAAGCAGGAATCGCCGTGTTGACTCTGGTTCTGCTCCCCTTTGCGCCCATCGCCGTCCATTCACAAACGGAAACGGAATCCGAAACAGCAGTCGCAAAAGATAAATTGCCAACTGTGGAAGAGATCCTGAATGGGTACCACGCAAATCTTCAGAATCTGCTGCCCATCGAGATGACTTATCGTGTTCTATCACAAGAGAACATGAATTGCATCACACGAGATCAGTTTGAGCTGGAGGCGATTAAACAGGCTCCCAATCTGGACCGCAGCCAATTCATCACGGCGGACGGCAAAGTCATCAGCGAAGATCAATTTCGGTTTATGGATATTTCATTCCAACTGAAGCAACAGCAACTTGAACGACAGCTGACTCCCGAAGCAATCCAGGAACGCCTGCGGGAAAAAATAGTCGAGCAACGCTATTTCTGGACCGATGGTTCCTCATTTCACCAGCGCTGGCCCTATTGGTCCGACAGTGAACGACAGCAGAATCCCAAATTAGATCAAGGGCCTGTCTGGCCGCCGGAGAATCTAAATCTACACTACGACTCCATCAAGCTCATCTCCTGGTCAAAGGCCAACCAGCCTCCACTCAGGCACTGGTTTGGCAGGAATAAAGAACGCAGTTCCCTGCAGGCTTCAATTGGAAATCAACTGAAGGAGATGCCTTCCCTTCACACCAGTGCGCCGTTGGGTCTGAATGCATATCAATGGGATGAGAAATTGCCCACGTATTCACTCGATGATTCCATGTCAAAAAATCCCGATCAATACAAGATCGCAGGTCGAAGCCAGGTGAACGGCCAATCCGTCATTCTGGTTGACAGTTTCAGCGCCTATCCTCGACGCTCGAAGGAGTCGCGCTGGCGGATGCGAGCCTGGATCGATCCCAGCCGTGGCTATCTTCCTTTACGCATTGAATGGGGGGTTGTTGATCCGTCCAACAAGTTGATCTCTGGCTTGAGTCACCACCTGGAGATACTTGAAATCAAACAGGTGGCGAACAGTTACTATCCTGTAAAGATTAAATATCAGGAATATACGTCTGACTGGCTCACACAGCAAAAGCAGGCTGAGAAAATGCAGCCCGAAGAGCGAGCCAGGCTAGCACAGCTACCCATTCCCGTAATCGAGGGTCGCTACAAAACCTGGGAAGTCGTCAGCATCACAGCCAATCAATCGATTGAGCCAGAAACACTGGCACTCCAGTTTCCAGAGGGAACTGTTTATGAAAACAAGATTGACGGGCAGAAATATGTAACGGGGAAGACACACCCCCTGCCCTCTGAGCCTGAACCTGAACCTCCAAAATTCGTCAACTTCCTTGAGCAGGCGCCTCCCCTGCAGATTCAGGAGTGGGTGGATGGAAAAACACGGAATCTCGCAGATTTCCGCGGCAAAGTTGTGGTTCTGTTATTTCTGGGTGATGTGATGCATTTTGATTTTGAACAGATTCCAGCGGAAAATCAACAGTGGCTTGAGATGATCAAACAGACAATTAAGGCATTCCATACGAAATACGCCGAAAAAGAAGTCGTTTTCCTGGAACTCTACCCCCCTGGCACGAGCAAGGAAAAGATTCGCGCATTCCACCAGTTCCGAGGTTTTAAAACGCACGCCGCCATTGATCAATCCGCACCAACTGGAGGTGTCACCAATTTTCAATATCATGGCGGCATTCTCGATCTCAGCTTTTATCTGATCGATTCGGATGGTCGTGTGATCTTTGGTCCGCGTTTCTGGGATGGAGAACTCGGCGAGATGTACTTCCAGAATGCGGCTGACAAACTGTCGATTTCTCTGGATTCTTCCGAAGATATCTCCCCGGAAGAGGGGGCCCGTGCCAGCCTGCGGATCATGGAATACATCATCAGCGAACAAATCGACAAAGCACTGGCAGCGAAGAAATCGAAATAG
- a CDS encoding TlpA disulfide reductase family protein encodes MSGETYNLVIYLIAITMSIAIGVLVFSLGFMLLRWKTPKRRGHALRLLSSVIAIIGLYAVTYVVSNWIYWPSLVREKIAEANAFRAERLIKTSVVQEGDTAPDFSVTTTDGELFSLAAARGEVVLINFYSNWCGPCRLELPHIQQIWDERKKNPGFRLLVIGREETEEKVKQFCEEYGFTFPVAPDPKREIYSQFAHELIPRTFVVSPEGKIVFSSVGFYQDDLEKLKVVLDQQRAGLPVENSKPAVE; translated from the coding sequence ATGAGCGGTGAGACATACAATCTGGTTATTTATCTCATCGCGATCACAATGTCCATTGCCATTGGCGTGTTGGTATTTTCGCTGGGTTTTATGTTGTTGCGTTGGAAAACGCCAAAGCGAAGAGGACATGCACTTCGACTGCTGTCCTCAGTCATTGCGATTATTGGACTCTACGCGGTGACTTACGTTGTAAGCAATTGGATCTATTGGCCGTCTCTCGTTCGCGAGAAAATCGCAGAGGCGAATGCATTCCGCGCGGAGCGGCTTATTAAAACATCGGTCGTACAGGAGGGGGATACTGCGCCTGACTTTTCTGTGACAACGACAGATGGCGAGTTGTTTTCCTTAGCAGCGGCGCGGGGCGAAGTGGTGCTGATCAATTTCTATTCAAACTGGTGTGGCCCCTGCCGACTGGAATTGCCACATATTCAGCAGATCTGGGATGAGCGAAAGAAAAATCCGGGTTTTCGTCTGCTGGTAATCGGACGAGAGGAAACAGAGGAGAAGGTAAAACAGTTTTGTGAGGAATACGGTTTCACCTTCCCCGTCGCTCCCGACCCCAAACGTGAGATCTATTCCCAATTCGCCCACGAACTGATTCCACGGACTTTTGTGGTTTCTCCTGAAGGGAAAATTGTTTTCTCTTCGGTAGGTTTTTATCAAGACGATCTCGAGAAACTGAAAGTTGTTCTTGACCAGCAACGGGCCGGTCTGCCAGTAGAGAACAGTAAACCTGCTGTGGAATGA
- a CDS encoding TlpA family protein disulfide reductase encodes MSISTYNSILFALEIGAFVAICVMIVSFLGMIIQWTTPRRGRHILRLLLSLGIIVGCIVVQQSIFWGMLMPTLREQQIAEHEEGRAKQLDESSVLKVGDEAPEFTLTMTDDKEFSLTQARGDVVLINFFATWCGPCRVELPHIQKIWEARKENPRFRLLVIGREETMETVKLFCEENGFTFPAAPDPDRVVFSMFAHDLIPRTLVISPEGKIIFSQAGFYEPDVPQLEALLDEQLAGLPEEKSEAVAE; translated from the coding sequence ATGAGTATTTCTACCTATAATTCGATTCTGTTTGCTCTAGAGATTGGTGCCTTCGTCGCGATCTGTGTCATGATCGTCTCATTTTTGGGGATGATTATTCAATGGACGACACCGCGACGGGGACGGCACATCCTGCGGCTGCTGCTTTCTCTGGGAATCATTGTCGGCTGCATCGTGGTGCAACAGTCAATTTTCTGGGGGATGCTGATGCCCACTTTGCGTGAACAGCAAATAGCAGAGCATGAGGAGGGACGTGCAAAACAGCTTGATGAATCGTCTGTTCTGAAGGTAGGGGACGAGGCTCCTGAATTTACACTCACGATGACGGATGACAAAGAGTTTTCATTAACACAGGCACGCGGAGATGTGGTGCTCATCAATTTCTTCGCGACCTGGTGTGGACCCTGTCGCGTCGAACTGCCACATATTCAAAAAATCTGGGAAGCACGCAAAGAGAACCCCCGATTTCGACTGCTGGTGATCGGTCGCGAAGAAACGATGGAAACGGTGAAACTGTTTTGTGAAGAGAACGGTTTCACATTCCCTGCGGCCCCCGACCCGGATCGCGTGGTCTTCTCAATGTTTGCTCACGATCTGATCCCGCGGACACTGGTCATTTCACCGGAAGGAAAAATCATCTTTTCTCAGGCCGGTTTTTATGAACCCGATGTTCCGCAGCTGGAAGCATTGCTGGATGAACAACTGGCCGGTCTGCCAGAAGAGAAAAGCGAAGCGGTTGCAGAGTAA
- a CDS encoding PQQ-binding-like beta-propeller repeat protein has translation MKRASQLFVLSFICLLVTAIASAERLVLVSASYQKDLLAICDADGKVLWSYKTAGPKKGHAGHHDVQLLPNDHILFHDSWTGLKEITLAKKIVWTYDSATMNGNAGKRVDVHAFSRLPHGNTVIVESGVGRIIEVGQDGKLVHQFPLKKGGTQSTRLMRITPAGTYLVCSEQPGVVTEYNRDGEIIWDYLINTRVYGAIRLKNGNTLIASGSGNSIREVNPEKETVWEIQGKVPGTEIELKWTTCLQQLKNGNIVIGNCHAGPENPQIIELDADRNVVWKFDEFDLVGNGLACWQILNDAQSSLIRKQLEALKP, from the coding sequence ATGAAACGTGCCTCGCAGTTGTTTGTCTTGTCGTTCATCTGCCTGCTGGTGACCGCTATCGCGTCTGCGGAACGACTGGTGCTGGTCAGCGCTTCCTATCAGAAAGACCTCCTGGCGATCTGCGATGCCGATGGCAAAGTGCTCTGGTCGTACAAAACGGCAGGTCCGAAAAAGGGGCACGCAGGCCATCACGACGTGCAACTGCTGCCTAACGACCATATTCTGTTTCATGACAGCTGGACCGGCTTGAAAGAAATCACACTCGCTAAAAAAATCGTCTGGACCTACGATTCCGCAACGATGAATGGCAATGCCGGTAAACGTGTCGACGTGCATGCTTTTTCCCGGCTTCCCCATGGGAACACGGTGATTGTAGAAAGTGGCGTGGGGCGGATTATTGAAGTCGGTCAGGACGGCAAGCTGGTGCATCAGTTTCCCCTCAAGAAAGGGGGGACGCAATCCACCCGTCTGATGCGGATTACGCCAGCAGGAACGTATCTGGTCTGCTCTGAACAGCCTGGCGTCGTGACCGAATACAATCGGGACGGCGAAATTATCTGGGACTACCTGATCAACACCCGCGTCTATGGTGCCATTCGACTAAAGAACGGCAACACACTCATTGCGTCCGGCAGTGGTAACAGTATTCGCGAAGTGAATCCGGAGAAAGAGACGGTGTGGGAGATCCAGGGTAAAGTGCCAGGGACGGAAATCGAACTCAAATGGACCACCTGTCTACAGCAACTGAAGAACGGCAACATCGTGATTGGCAACTGCCACGCCGGCCCGGAGAATCCACAGATCATCGAACTGGATGCCGACCGAAACGTCGTCTGGAAGTTCGACGAATTTGATCTGGTCGGCAATGGTCTGGCCTGCTGGCAGATTCTGAATGATGCGCAATCTTCCCTGATCCGTAAGCAACTGGAAGCACTGAAACCATGA
- a CDS encoding FG-GAP repeat domain-containing protein, whose protein sequence is MTSLRLLSLCACCYYLISSGPTFADDLFEKPVRLKAEGTIMDTGAAWGHSSPCIEDLDGDGLKDLMVGDFSGTFQFYKNVGRSDAPSYKDVGKVQAGGKDAKVNIYCCVGGQPRFVDLDDDGIRDFISSSYDPGTCFYFRGLPDHKFAAPVELKDKAGVPVRSSVKQKQDYQSFGSFYTPVDWDADGDFDLLIGCFDGHLKLRLNEGDAKKYAFAEENQTVDAGGKPLEVENHCCPVIADWDQDGLWDILAGSDKGSVTWFRNIGSKTAPQFEEGKTLIPQHAGNGYNQVVWNEDEIVPGIRAQIEVVDYNQDGKLDLILGDFNTSYDFRKDLTKQEKKEVETMLSESEKIGNAYSNQIEALREDFKKRYPGDKLFSEKATKEWSEEYKALKDSPEAKAFEKHDAEFVKQLKPFLASTHRKGNRSFDLAKPHGYVWLYLRKS, encoded by the coding sequence ATGACTTCACTCCGCCTGCTTTCATTGTGTGCCTGCTGTTACTACCTGATCTCTTCTGGTCCGACCTTTGCCGATGACCTGTTTGAAAAGCCGGTTCGTCTGAAAGCAGAGGGAACGATTATGGACACCGGTGCCGCCTGGGGACACAGCAGCCCCTGCATTGAGGACCTCGATGGAGATGGCCTGAAAGACCTGATGGTGGGCGATTTCAGTGGTACGTTTCAATTCTATAAGAATGTGGGCCGCAGTGATGCCCCGTCTTATAAAGATGTGGGAAAAGTTCAGGCGGGCGGTAAAGACGCGAAAGTCAACATTTACTGTTGCGTGGGTGGTCAGCCCCGGTTCGTGGACCTGGACGACGACGGCATTCGGGATTTCATCAGCAGTTCTTATGATCCGGGTACCTGCTTCTATTTTCGTGGACTGCCCGATCACAAATTCGCTGCCCCTGTAGAATTAAAAGACAAAGCAGGCGTCCCGGTGCGGAGCAGTGTCAAACAGAAACAGGACTACCAGTCGTTCGGCAGTTTTTATACTCCAGTCGACTGGGACGCGGACGGCGATTTCGATCTGCTGATTGGCTGCTTCGACGGCCACCTGAAACTGCGCCTCAATGAAGGGGACGCGAAAAAGTATGCCTTTGCTGAAGAGAACCAGACAGTCGACGCCGGCGGAAAACCGCTGGAAGTTGAGAACCACTGCTGCCCGGTGATCGCAGACTGGGATCAGGACGGTCTATGGGACATTTTAGCTGGCAGTGATAAGGGGAGCGTTACCTGGTTCCGTAATATAGGCTCGAAAACAGCGCCTCAGTTTGAAGAAGGAAAAACCCTCATCCCCCAACATGCAGGGAACGGCTATAACCAGGTCGTCTGGAATGAAGATGAAATTGTTCCTGGAATTCGCGCGCAAATTGAAGTCGTTGACTATAATCAGGATGGCAAGCTGGATCTCATTCTCGGCGATTTCAATACGTCTTACGATTTTCGCAAAGACTTGACAAAGCAGGAGAAAAAAGAAGTTGAGACAATGCTGTCAGAATCAGAAAAAATCGGCAACGCATACAGCAATCAAATTGAAGCCCTGCGGGAGGATTTCAAAAAACGCTATCCGGGTGATAAACTCTTTAGCGAGAAGGCAACGAAAGAATGGTCAGAGGAATATAAAGCCCTCAAAGACAGTCCTGAAGCCAAAGCGTTCGAAAAGCACGACGCGGAATTCGTAAAGCAGTTGAAGCCCTTCCTGGCCAGTACACACCGCAAGGGAAACCGTAGTTTCGATCTGGCAAAACCTCATGGTTACGTCTGGCTGTATCTGAGGAAATCATGA
- a CDS encoding EF-hand domain-containing protein, with product MRKFSMLLTVLALSMFATDAFAQRGGGGGGRGGGGGPRGGGGGGGGGQQMGQQGGGGGGGQCQQGGGGSNSMRGGGAGGTQTDTTDTTDLVTQMMLSMDQNRDGMIAGNEVPPKMRSKVKDADANGDGVLNRMEQLAVIDRTKMLNGRSDVNGLGLNEDIFKRLDTNLDTFVSPDEVPRSLQRLFRTLDTNRDGIIDTDERKAALYKIKGKLNPDTARTKESNN from the coding sequence ATGCGAAAATTCAGTATGTTACTCACAGTTCTGGCGTTATCGATGTTTGCCACGGATGCTTTTGCCCAGCGAGGCGGCGGGGGTGGAGGCCGTGGCGGAGGAGGTGGTCCCCGCGGTGGTGGCGGAGGCGGTGGCGGAGGTCAGCAGATGGGCCAACAAGGGGGTGGCGGCGGAGGCGGTCAGTGTCAGCAGGGAGGGGGTGGCAGCAACTCAATGCGAGGTGGTGGAGCGGGAGGCACGCAGACAGATACGACCGACACCACCGATCTGGTCACTCAGATGATGTTAAGCATGGATCAGAACCGGGATGGCATGATCGCTGGCAACGAAGTTCCTCCTAAAATGCGATCGAAAGTGAAAGACGCCGATGCCAATGGAGACGGTGTTTTAAACCGCATGGAACAACTGGCTGTCATCGATCGCACCAAAATGCTCAACGGCCGCTCCGACGTCAATGGCCTTGGACTGAATGAAGACATTTTCAAGCGTCTGGATACCAATCTGGACACCTTTGTCAGTCCCGACGAAGTACCTCGTTCACTGCAGCGACTGTTTCGCACACTCGACACCAACAGAGACGGAATCATCGATACCGATGAGCGGAAGGCTGCTCTGTACAAGATCAAAGGGAAACTGAACCCGGACACCGCACGAACGAAAGAGTCCAATAATTAG